In the genome of Dermacentor silvarum isolate Dsil-2018 chromosome 1, BIME_Dsil_1.4, whole genome shotgun sequence, one region contains:
- the LOC119439175 gene encoding uncharacterized protein LOC119439175, translating into MCASWRSRSRRSAFAAFGRVIMCSLVGEVSAARVGRGIRCTEKPAEDYQVVLPHLPTGASVLNTVFLHGDVKARPYRVEHVRDSLARLSLLPEVVALGAYQMNHLWAVTFKDEEGKKKILAADAFNVKDHRCMVIDPRDQGVRLKLYWLLHGVPDDDVRVALAPFGKVTEISRDKWKVKGCIDKGSTTRSVTLKLKVGVTVDDLPHQLRVAEGMALVFVPGRAPLCLRCRGTGHIRRECRVPRCGICRRFGHDDSQCVRSYASVTGPLRSDVVSEHLMDAADAEEASREYNDGAKTAATPPEASSGAVQEANGGAEPSAAASETMPETTTDDAESKAANTLLSVAQDADQEVTDAEMLTTGSVAAKRPYEDSDNIGKASASGTGEPPTKASTGRRSSVQPKPKLPPDRRVNPTTPPH; encoded by the coding sequence atgtgcgcttcgtggcgtagtcgtAGTCGGCGTTCGGCGTTCGCAGCGTTCGGACGTGTCATCATGTGCTCCCTTGTAGGGGAGGTTTCAGCGGCCCGTGTGGGCCGCGGTATCAGGTGTACTGAAAAGCCGGCTGAAGATTACCAGGTTGTTCTGCCTCATCTGCCCACAGGTGCGTCTGTTTTAAACACGGTGTTTTTGCATGGTGATGTAAAAGCCAGGCCATATCGAGTCGAGCATGTCCGAGACAGCCTTGCGCGTCTCTCACTGCTGCCGGAAGTGGTTGCCCTCGGGGCATACCAAATGAATCACCTGTGGGCAGTGACGTTTAAGGATGAGGAAGGCAAGAAGAAGATATTAGCGGCAGATGCGTTCAACGTTAAAGATCACCGCTGCATGGTCATCGACCCACGCGATCAAGGTGTCCGACTGAAGCTTTACTGGCTGCTTCATGGCGTACCGGACGATGACGTGCGAGTGGCTTTGGCGCCGTTTGGAAAAGTTACGGAAATCAGCAGAGACAAGTGGAAGGTCAAGGGATGCATCGACAAAGGATCAACAACCCGCTCGGTGACGCTGAAATTAAAGGTGGGCGTTACAGTGGATGACCTTCCTCACCAGCTGCGTGTTGCCGAAGGCATGGCGCTCGTCTTCGTTCCTGGCAGAGCGCCGCTCTGCCTCCGATGCCGTGGCACCGGACACATCCGACGAGAGTGCCGCGTTCCACGATGTGGGATCTGTCGGCGCTTCGGCCACGATGACTCCCAGTGCGTGCGTTCTTATGCCAGCGTTACAGGCCCACTCCGTAGCGACGTTGTGTCAGAACACCTGATggacgccgccgacgccgaagAAGCTAGCAGGGAATACAACGACGGCGCGAAGACTGCTGCAACGCCCCCTGAAGCTTCTTCAGGAGCTGTTCAGGAAGCGAATGGTGGTGCCGAGCCCTCGGCTGCAGCATCGGAAACGATGCCAGAGACTACAACAGATGACGCGGAATCGAAGGCCGCAAACACGTTATTGTCAGTAGCGCAAGACGCCGACCAGGAAGTAACGGACGCCGAGATGctcacgaccggaagcgtcgCTGCAAAGCGGCCTTACGAAGACTCCGACAACATAGGGAAAGCGAGTGCGTCCGGCACCGGCGAGCCTCCAACGAAGGCGTCGACTGGGCGGCGGTCTTCGGTTCAACCGAAGCCAAAGTTGCCGCCTGACCGTAGGGTGAACCCTACAACGCCTCCGCACTAG